The following are from one region of the Ignavibacteriota bacterium genome:
- a CDS encoding DUF1003 domain-containing protein, whose product MSKTYQCQICNKTKNKNEVIPAAVIRPALSKLIKQVHPNFNDSGYICLDDLNIFRNKYIQQLLEDEKGELTELEETVIQSLKDHEVLSRNVEVEYEEKLKFGERLADKVAAYGGSWKFIISFAIILAIWIIINSAVLLFKSFDPYPFILLNLVLSCLAAIQAPIIMMSQNRQEAKDRIRSQHDYQINLKAEVEIRNLHQKIDHLLTHQWERLVQIQQVQLEMMEELKSRK is encoded by the coding sequence ATGTCAAAAACATATCAATGTCAGATTTGCAATAAAACCAAAAATAAAAATGAGGTTATTCCTGCTGCGGTAATCAGACCGGCACTTTCAAAATTAATTAAACAAGTACATCCTAACTTTAATGATTCAGGCTATATCTGTTTAGATGATCTCAATATTTTCAGGAATAAATACATCCAGCAATTACTTGAAGATGAAAAAGGTGAATTAACAGAGCTTGAAGAGACAGTCATTCAAAGTTTAAAAGACCACGAAGTATTATCTCGCAACGTAGAAGTTGAATATGAAGAAAAATTGAAATTTGGAGAACGTCTTGCGGATAAAGTAGCTGCTTATGGAGGAAGCTGGAAATTTATTATTTCATTTGCAATAATTTTAGCGATCTGGATAATTATAAATTCCGCTGTTTTATTATTTAAATCTTTCGATCCTTATCCATTTATTTTGTTGAATCTTGTTTTATCCTGTCTTGCAGCGATTCAGGCACCGATAATTATGATGAGCCAGAATCGTCAGGAAGCTAAAGATAGAATAAGATCACAGCACGATTATCAGATAAATCTGAAAGCTGAGGTTGAGATAAGAAATTTACACCAGAAAATAGATCATTTATTAACTCATCAGTGGGAGAGATTAGTTCAGATTCAACAAGTGCAGCTTGAAATGATGGAAGAATTGAAATCGCGGAAATAG
- the dnaB gene encoding replicative DNA helicase, which yields MAKTRKTNNNGNGFNNSKSGDVKPPSAPEIEASVLGAMMIEKEAVPKALEMLSPESFYAKAHRIIFEAMISLFDSDEPIDTVTLYEELKKRGNLEEAGGAVYLSKLSQNIPSAANIEYHAKIILEKQILRGLITSAHEIAKNAYEGSADAFDILDDAERRIFDITESHLTKSYQGMDRAVREAMEYIETIHSSTQQRFSVPTGFYELDEILGGLQKSDLIILAARPSIGKTALALSIARNAAIDHKVPVGIFSLEMATMQLIIRMICAEARINAHLVRTGKLPHSEGPKLSKTVHKLTDAPIYVDDTPSSTVLEIRAKARRLKSEKGIGLIIIDYLQLMTGPANAETREREISHISRSLKALAKELNIPVMALAQLNRAVESRSDKRPQLSDLRESGSIEQDADVVMFLNRPEYYGIEKDENGESLEGVAEVIVGKQRNGPTGMVKLAFVKEYARFENLAHARQLEEFASMPADEDII from the coding sequence ATGGCAAAAACTAGAAAAACAAATAATAACGGAAACGGATTTAATAATTCAAAATCCGGCGATGTAAAACCACCATCAGCTCCTGAGATTGAAGCATCAGTACTTGGCGCGATGATGATTGAAAAAGAAGCAGTCCCAAAAGCGCTAGAAATGCTTTCACCAGAAAGTTTTTATGCTAAAGCTCATCGTATAATTTTTGAGGCGATGATTTCCCTTTTTGATTCCGATGAGCCAATCGATACTGTTACTCTTTACGAAGAACTGAAGAAACGAGGTAATCTCGAAGAAGCAGGTGGAGCAGTTTATCTCAGCAAACTATCGCAGAATATTCCTTCCGCAGCAAATATTGAATATCACGCAAAGATCATTCTTGAAAAACAAATTTTAAGAGGATTGATAACAAGTGCTCACGAAATTGCAAAAAATGCTTATGAAGGTTCTGCTGATGCTTTTGATATTCTTGATGATGCTGAACGAAGAATATTTGATATAACTGAAAGTCATCTCACAAAATCTTACCAGGGAATGGATAGAGCTGTAAGAGAAGCTATGGAATATATCGAAACCATTCACTCATCTACTCAGCAAAGATTTTCTGTGCCGACGGGTTTTTACGAACTTGATGAAATACTTGGCGGATTGCAAAAATCAGATCTAATAATTCTTGCTGCACGACCTTCGATTGGGAAAACAGCTTTGGCTTTGTCGATTGCAAGGAATGCTGCGATTGATCATAAAGTTCCGGTTGGGATTTTTAGTCTTGAAATGGCAACAATGCAATTAATTATCAGGATGATTTGTGCTGAAGCAAGAATAAATGCTCATCTTGTAAGAACAGGAAAACTTCCGCACTCAGAAGGTCCAAAGCTGAGCAAAACTGTACACAAGTTAACAGATGCACCTATTTATGTTGACGATACTCCTTCTTCAACTGTTCTTGAAATCAGAGCAAAAGCGAGAAGACTTAAATCTGAAAAAGGAATTGGACTGATCATTATTGATTATTTGCAGTTGATGACCGGACCGGCAAATGCTGAAACACGCGAAAGAGAAATTTCACATATTTCGCGCTCACTAAAAGCTTTGGCAAAAGAATTGAACATTCCGGTAATGGCACTCGCTCAGTTGAATAGAGCGGTTGAATCAAGATCTGATAAAAGACCACAACTTTCTGATTTGAGAGAATCTGGTTCAATTGAACAGGATGCTGATGTTGTTATGTTTCTGAATCGTCCGGAATATTATGGAATAGAAAAAGATGAAAACGGTGAATCTCTTGAAGGAGTTGCTGAAGTGATAGTCGGAAAGCAAAGAAATGGTCCGACCGGAATGGTTAAACTTGCTTTTGTTAAAGAGTATGCACGATTTGAGAATCTTGCTCACGCCCGTCAACTTGAAGAATTTGCCTCAATGCCCGCTGATGAAGATATCATCTGA
- a CDS encoding DUF1460 domain-containing protein, with translation MVRTIFTFLLVIFSISFSYSQLFSEVDVEKCDSIFQISVDKNLSQKPINEVLVEIGKSFIGTEYLAHGLETDGDEQLVINLLGLDCTTFVENVLALSRCVKEKQTSFEDYSEELQFIRYRDGIINGYPSRLHYFSDWIYNNVSKGIVEDITEQIVGKAIQFKLNFMSTHPESYKQLNENPDLIPQIKIQEEEISSRIYYYIPKDEVELKEKFINEGDIIAITTTVEGLDIGHLGIAVKMDDERIHLLHAPTVNTKVHITKEPLSDYLMKYKRHSGVIVLKPLEP, from the coding sequence TTGGTTCGAACTATATTTACATTTCTTCTCGTCATTTTTTCAATATCGTTTTCTTATTCACAACTTTTTTCTGAAGTTGATGTTGAAAAATGTGATTCAATATTTCAAATATCAGTTGATAAAAATCTTTCACAGAAACCTATTAATGAAGTTCTGGTTGAAATCGGGAAAAGTTTTATCGGAACAGAATATCTTGCTCACGGATTAGAAACAGATGGCGATGAGCAATTAGTTATTAATCTTTTGGGGCTCGACTGCACAACATTTGTTGAAAATGTATTAGCACTTTCCAGATGTGTTAAAGAAAAGCAAACATCTTTTGAAGATTATTCAGAAGAATTACAATTCATTCGCTACAGAGATGGAATAATTAATGGCTATCCTTCAAGATTGCATTATTTTTCTGATTGGATTTACAATAATGTTTCAAAAGGTATCGTTGAGGATATTACTGAACAGATTGTTGGAAAAGCAATTCAGTTTAAATTAAATTTTATGTCAACTCATCCTGAAAGCTATAAACAGTTGAATGAAAATCCTGATTTAATTCCTCAAATAAAAATTCAGGAAGAAGAAATTAGTTCAAGAATTTATTACTACATTCCAAAAGATGAAGTTGAATTAAAAGAAAAGTTTATTAATGAAGGCGATATTATTGCAATTACTACAACAGTTGAAGGTTTGGACATCGGTCATTTAGGTATTGCGGTGAAAATGGACGACGAAAGAATTCATTTGCTGCATGCACCAACTGTTAATACTAAAGTACACATCACAAAAGAACCGCTTTCCGATTATCTTATGAAATATAAAAGACATTCGGGTGTGATTGTATTGAAACCTCTGGAACCTTAG
- a CDS encoding chloride channel protein: MQPSLASSKVHSPLSYFTNRSMMISVVAIILGIIGALIAQILTALIGLITNLAFYGTFSFDFASPKYNQLGLFVIIVPVIGGLIVGIMAKYGSTAIRGHGIPEAMEQVLTNKSKIPPKLTLLKPLSAAVAIGTGGPFGAEGPIIATGGAMGSMIAQFFSMTSQERKILLACGAAAGMTATFGSPLSAILLAMELLLFEFKPASFLPVTLSALSAIGTHLLFTEFKPMFFIENLQAPTGASIISYFGLGIILGIAAILITKSVYKVEHWFEKIPIHWMWWPAIGGIAVGVIGFFVPATLGVGYDNIENILDQKVTGQILVILFIAKFISWTIALGSGTSGGTLAPLFTIGGGLGASISTLALLLFPNLDIDPKMAALAGMAAIFAGSSRAIFTSIVFVFETTLQPSAILPLLASCSASYLISILFMKQTIMTEKIAKRGVKVPSEYIADYLDQLSVNKFATGNVITVEENEPLYKIRNWMSANSDKIKHHTFPVVSTNNMVKGVVTREEIMNPDEEENTLIKNLITKPLTVLLGDNSIREAAELMAESGVYSIPLVNNFTELKLVGILSRNDILKARKQAIIESREVERSLTIPYPKLGKFFKLKKDKV; encoded by the coding sequence ATGCAGCCCTCACTGGCTTCATCAAAAGTGCATAGTCCATTATCCTATTTTACCAACAGATCAATGATGATATCTGTTGTTGCTATAATACTTGGAATAATTGGAGCTTTGATCGCACAAATCCTTACAGCACTAATCGGCTTAATTACCAATCTTGCTTTTTATGGAACATTTTCTTTTGACTTTGCTTCACCAAAATATAACCAACTTGGGCTGTTCGTTATTATAGTTCCTGTTATCGGGGGATTAATAGTTGGAATTATGGCAAAGTATGGTTCGACTGCAATCAGGGGTCATGGAATTCCTGAAGCAATGGAACAGGTATTGACAAACAAAAGCAAAATTCCTCCCAAACTAACATTGCTCAAACCATTATCAGCAGCAGTCGCAATTGGAACTGGTGGACCGTTTGGAGCCGAAGGACCAATCATTGCAACCGGTGGTGCAATGGGATCGATGATTGCACAATTTTTTTCTATGACATCGCAGGAAAGAAAAATACTTCTTGCTTGTGGCGCTGCAGCAGGGATGACCGCGACTTTCGGAAGTCCGTTATCCGCAATACTCTTAGCAATGGAATTATTATTATTTGAATTCAAGCCTGCTTCATTTCTTCCTGTAACTCTCTCTGCTCTTTCAGCAATCGGCACACACTTACTTTTTACTGAATTCAAGCCAATGTTTTTTATTGAAAATCTGCAAGCACCAACAGGTGCTTCAATTATTTCTTACTTCGGATTGGGAATTATACTTGGTATCGCAGCAATATTGATTACAAAATCTGTTTATAAAGTTGAACACTGGTTCGAGAAAATTCCTATTCACTGGATGTGGTGGCCTGCAATTGGAGGAATTGCTGTTGGCGTTATCGGATTTTTCGTTCCGGCTACACTCGGTGTTGGATATGACAATATTGAAAATATTCTTGATCAAAAAGTAACCGGGCAAATTCTTGTGATATTATTTATTGCTAAATTTATTTCCTGGACAATTGCTCTTGGCAGCGGTACTTCCGGCGGAACACTTGCACCGCTGTTTACAATTGGCGGAGGATTAGGCGCATCAATTTCAACATTGGCTTTATTATTATTTCCAAATCTTGACATAGATCCAAAGATGGCTGCACTTGCCGGAATGGCAGCAATTTTTGCAGGTTCTTCAAGAGCAATTTTTACTTCAATTGTATTTGTATTTGAAACAACTCTTCAGCCATCTGCCATTTTACCTTTACTTGCAAGTTGTAGTGCGTCATATTTGATTTCGATTCTGTTCATGAAACAAACAATAATGACAGAAAAAATTGCAAAAAGAGGTGTGAAGGTTCCTTCAGAATATATTGCTGATTATCTTGATCAGTTATCGGTTAACAAGTTTGCAACCGGCAATGTAATTACGGTCGAAGAAAATGAACCTCTTTACAAAATCAGGAACTGGATGTCAGCTAATAGTGATAAAATAAAACATCATACTTTTCCAGTAGTAAGTACAAATAATATGGTGAAAGGGGTGGTTACAAGAGAAGAAATTATGAATCCAGACGAAGAAGAAAACACATTAATAAAGAACCTGATTACTAAACCGCTTACTGTTCTTCTTGGGGATAACAGTATCAGAGAAGCGGCTGAGTTGATGGCTGAATCGGGTGTATATTCAATCCCGCTTGTTAATAATTTTACAGAATTGAAACTTGTTGGAATACTTTCCAGAAATGATATTTTGAAAGCACGCAAGCAAGCTATAATTGAAAGCAGAGAAGTTGAAAGAAGTTTGACAATTCCTTATCCAAAACTTGGGAAATTTTTCAAATTGAAAAAAGATAAGGTCTAA
- a CDS encoding SDR family oxidoreductase, with product MKKVLITGGSGLLGQFLNLTISNQCKLHTTFKNNPGNCKDFPFSVVDILNEDELKELFENVKPDIVIHSAAITNPVQKENQTSKEYFDTNVNATKNIAILCEKYESKMIYISTDLVYAGYRGSFLKEDAKLIPASLYAETKLVGEMKVKESTDNYLILRTALLYGFGLNHSKCHFQNMYVDLKNRKPVKLFTDQLRTPISLTDASLIIAQLVKMDLINETINLGGTERVSRFEIGQMLCDLAGLDKNLLQKIMMDEIPNFPKVEDVSLNIDKLISLNLKPRSIEENINEIITK from the coding sequence ATGAAAAAAGTTTTAATTACCGGGGGAAGTGGTTTGCTCGGTCAATTCCTTAATCTCACTATTTCAAACCAATGTAAATTGCACACAACATTTAAAAATAATCCGGGAAATTGTAAGGACTTTCCATTCTCGGTTGTTGATATATTAAATGAAGATGAACTAAAAGAATTATTTGAAAATGTTAAACCGGATATTGTTATACACTCTGCTGCAATCACTAACCCTGTCCAGAAAGAAAATCAAACTTCCAAAGAATATTTTGACACAAATGTTAACGCAACAAAAAACATCGCCATTCTGTGTGAGAAGTATGAATCAAAAATGATTTACATATCCACCGATCTTGTTTACGCCGGCTACAGAGGTTCTTTTCTTAAGGAAGATGCAAAATTAATTCCCGCAAGTTTATACGCTGAGACAAAGCTTGTTGGTGAAATGAAGGTAAAAGAATCAACGGACAACTATTTGATTTTAAGAACTGCATTGTTGTATGGTTTTGGACTGAATCATTCTAAATGCCATTTTCAAAATATGTACGTGGACTTAAAAAACAGGAAACCCGTTAAACTTTTTACAGATCAGCTTCGAACTCCAATATCGCTCACAGATGCTTCGTTAATAATAGCACAATTGGTAAAAATGGATTTAATAAATGAAACTATAAATTTAGGTGGGACTGAAAGAGTTTCAAGATTTGAAATAGGACAAATGCTTTGCGACTTAGCCGGACTCGATAAAAACCTTCTGCAAAAAATTATGATGGATGAAATTCCGAACTTTCCTAAAGTTGAAGATGTTTCTTTGAATATTGATAAGTTGATTTCATTAAATTTAAAACCTCGATCAATTGAGGAAAATATTAATGAAATAATCACAAAATAA
- the rfbB gene encoding dTDP-glucose 4,6-dehydratase, whose amino-acid sequence MKNILVTGGAGFIGSNFINHILKNRSDIFIVNLDKLTYAGNLNNLKDVENHQNYFFVKGDIVNDELVNYLFQKYEITHVINFAAESHVDRSILGSEVFFRTNVLGTNVLLENAKRFGVEKFVQISTDEVYGSLGPVGEFEETTPLQPNSPYAASKAAADMMALAFYHTYHVPVVITRCSNNYGLYQFPEKLIPLMIINAMNNKKLPVYGDGLNVRDWIYVIDHNKAVEMVLEKGKVGEVYNIGASTEKPNIEIVKLILKQLGKSDKLIEYVKDRPGHDRRYAINSSKIKNELAWQPQYSFESAIKNTINWYLENENWWKEIISGDYQNYYKLQYSSRSN is encoded by the coding sequence ATGAAGAATATCTTAGTTACCGGTGGTGCAGGATTTATAGGCAGCAATTTCATTAATCACATCTTAAAAAATCGCAGCGATATTTTTATAGTCAATCTCGATAAGCTTACCTATGCCGGTAATCTTAATAATTTAAAAGATGTTGAAAATCATCAGAACTATTTTTTTGTTAAAGGTGATATAGTAAATGATGAACTGGTTAACTACCTTTTTCAGAAATATGAGATCACTCATGTAATAAACTTTGCTGCAGAATCGCATGTGGATAGAAGTATCCTTGGCTCAGAAGTTTTTTTCAGAACAAATGTACTTGGTACAAATGTTCTGCTTGAAAATGCAAAAAGATTTGGCGTAGAAAAGTTTGTCCAAATTTCAACTGATGAAGTATATGGCAGTCTTGGTCCTGTAGGAGAATTTGAAGAAACAACCCCGCTGCAACCGAACAGTCCGTATGCCGCAAGTAAAGCTGCAGCAGATATGATGGCGCTCGCATTTTATCACACTTATCATGTGCCGGTAGTAATAACCAGATGCTCAAATAATTACGGATTGTATCAGTTCCCTGAAAAGCTGATTCCGTTGATGATCATTAATGCTATGAATAATAAAAAACTTCCGGTATATGGAGATGGATTAAATGTGCGGGATTGGATTTACGTAATCGATCATAACAAAGCTGTTGAGATGGTATTGGAGAAAGGAAAAGTTGGTGAAGTTTATAATATTGGTGCGAGTACTGAAAAACCAAACATTGAAATTGTGAAGTTGATTTTAAAACAACTTGGGAAATCAGATAAGTTGATTGAATACGTGAAGGACAGACCCGGACACGATAGAAGATATGCCATCAATTCATCAAAAATAAAAAATGAACTTGCCTGGCAGCCACAATATTCGTTTGAATCTGCCATTAAGAACACTATTAATTGGTATTTAGAAAACGAAAATTGGTGGAAAGAAATAATTTCCGGTGATTATCAAAACTATTACAAATTACAATATTCTTCCAGATCAAATTGA